From the genome of Campylobacter concisus, one region includes:
- the speA gene encoding biosynthetic arginine decarboxylase: MNDFGLSIWGNSNFVIEDGKVCINAASKPAIIDIVKEIRDDGYRGPLLLRFPHLIQKQIEQIHASFAKAKKEFAYKGSFNAVFPLKVNQYPGFVKNLVRLGKPYNYGLEAGSKAELLLTMAYNNEKAPITVNGFKDKEMINIGFIAAEMGHNITLTIEGLNELEAIIAIAKERFKPKPKIGLRVRLHSTGSGLWAKSGGIHSKFGLTSTELIEAVKMLKKANLLENFTMIHFHIGSQISEIHPLKKALIEAGNIYAELRKMGASNLKAINLGGGLAIEYSQFKEESSRNYTLNEYANDVVYMLKTISEQKKEIEPDIFIESGRYIAASHALLVAPVLELFSQEYTEEKLNLKKNNPNLITELVDLYKSIKPSNALEYLHDAIHHTESILTLFDLGYVDLQDRSNAEVLLRLISKKAVVMLGNKSNSSDLTKIQKEVQERYLLNFSIFQSLPDFWGLKQNFPIMPLDRLDERPTLPASIWDITCDSDGEISYDDEKNPLLLHDVDVEKEDYFLGFFLVGAYQEVIGMKHNLFTHPTEATIELSSDGYKITNLLESQSILDIMEDMDYDIYEIQDTLNERLEKSALINETQKKQILGELYLFLNDNSYLKTIN; the protein is encoded by the coding sequence ATGAATGATTTTGGACTTAGCATTTGGGGCAATTCAAATTTTGTTATAGAAGATGGCAAAGTCTGTATAAATGCAGCCAGCAAACCAGCGATCATAGACATCGTAAAAGAGATAAGAGACGACGGATATAGAGGGCCACTACTGCTTCGCTTTCCGCACCTTATCCAAAAACAGATCGAGCAGATCCACGCAAGCTTTGCAAAAGCAAAGAAAGAATTTGCCTACAAAGGCAGCTTTAATGCCGTTTTCCCACTTAAAGTAAATCAATATCCTGGCTTTGTAAAAAATTTAGTACGCCTTGGCAAGCCCTACAACTACGGCCTTGAAGCTGGCAGTAAGGCTGAGCTACTTTTAACAATGGCTTACAATAACGAAAAAGCTCCCATAACCGTAAATGGTTTTAAAGATAAAGAGATGATAAATATAGGCTTCATTGCCGCTGAAATGGGACACAACATTACGCTAACGATCGAGGGCTTAAACGAGCTTGAAGCGATAATCGCCATCGCAAAAGAGCGCTTCAAACCAAAACCAAAGATCGGACTTAGAGTAAGACTACACTCTACAGGATCGGGTCTTTGGGCAAAAAGTGGCGGCATACACTCTAAATTTGGCCTAACATCAACAGAGCTAATAGAAGCTGTAAAGATGCTAAAAAAAGCAAATTTACTTGAAAATTTCACAATGATACACTTTCACATCGGCTCTCAAATAAGCGAGATCCATCCGCTCAAAAAAGCACTCATCGAGGCTGGCAACATCTACGCTGAGCTTAGAAAAATGGGTGCCTCAAATTTAAAAGCTATAAATTTAGGCGGAGGTCTAGCGATCGAGTACTCGCAGTTTAAAGAAGAAAGCAGCAGAAACTATACTCTAAACGAATATGCAAACGACGTTGTTTATATGCTTAAAACTATAAGCGAGCAAAAAAAGGAGATCGAGCCAGATATTTTCATAGAGTCAGGTCGCTACATCGCCGCTTCTCACGCACTTTTAGTCGCCCCTGTGCTTGAGCTATTTTCTCAAGAATACACCGAAGAGAAGCTAAATTTAAAGAAAAATAATCCAAATTTGATAACCGAGCTAGTCGATCTTTATAAATCAATCAAGCCTTCAAACGCCCTAGAATACCTACACGACGCCATTCACCACACCGAGAGCATCCTCACACTTTTTGACCTAGGCTATGTCGATCTGCAAGATAGATCAAACGCAGAGGTGCTTTTAAGGCTCATTAGCAAAAAGGCTGTCGTGATGCTTGGCAACAAGAGCAACTCAAGCGATCTAACTAAAATTCAAAAAGAGGTCCAAGAGAGATACCTGCTAAATTTCTCAATCTTTCAAAGCTTGCCTGACTTTTGGGGGCTAAAGCAAAATTTCCCTATCATGCCACTTGATAGGCTTGATGAGCGCCCTACTTTGCCAGCTTCTATCTGGGACATCACCTGCGATAGCGACGGCGAGATCAGCTATGATGACGAGAAAAACCCACTGCTTTTGCACGACGTGGATGTAGAGAAGGAGGATTATTTCTTGGGATTTTTCCTGGTTGGCGCATATCAAGAGGTGATCGGTATGAAACACAACCTCTTTACCCACCCGACAGAGGCCACGATAGAGCTTTCAAGTGATGGATACAAGATCACAAATTTACTAGAGAGCCAGTCGATCCTTGATATTATGGAGGATATGGACTATGATATTTATGAGATCCAAGACACTCTAAACGAGCGCTTAGAAAAATCAGCTTTGATAAATGAGACGCAAAAGAAACAAATTTTGGGCGAACTTTATCTATTTTTAAATGATAATAGCTACTTAAAGACAATCAACTAA
- a CDS encoding pyridoxal phosphate-dependent aminotransferase has protein sequence MQLANRMQTLSESITIAISTKAKEMKAAGIDVISLSAGEPDFMTPKKIRETVKNALDNDSKSGKYTPVPGLPEVIEAIRAKLKRDNGLDYKASQIVTNIGAKHSLFNVFQALINPGDEVIIPSPYWVSYPEIVKFCGGVPIFIEANESTNFKITAEQLKKAITPKTKVFSLNHPTNPTGAVYTKEEIAAFGEVLKGTDIIVTSDEIYEKVIYGKKFHAVASVSEDLFKRTVTINGLSKCGAMPGWRFGYIASSMDWLIAGIKKLQSQSTSNISSIVQIGAIPSLLGETDDDIENMRKEYEKRRDVAVKMINEIPGLSVVAPDGAFYLFVKCKDVDSDSLRFCKKMLEEANVATVPGVGFGMEGYFRISFATDIESIKKAIERIANFVKSYKI, from the coding sequence ATGCAACTAGCAAACAGAATGCAAACGCTAAGCGAGTCTATCACAATAGCGATCAGCACAAAAGCTAAAGAGATGAAGGCTGCTGGCATAGACGTGATCTCGCTGTCAGCTGGTGAGCCTGACTTCATGACTCCAAAAAAGATAAGAGAAACTGTAAAAAACGCACTAGATAATGACAGCAAAAGTGGCAAATACACGCCAGTACCGGGCTTGCCAGAGGTTATAGAGGCTATTAGAGCAAAGCTAAAAAGAGATAATGGACTTGACTACAAAGCAAGCCAGATCGTCACAAACATCGGCGCAAAACACTCACTTTTTAACGTATTTCAAGCGCTTATCAACCCAGGCGATGAGGTCATCATCCCTTCTCCATACTGGGTGAGCTACCCTGAGATCGTTAAATTTTGTGGAGGCGTGCCTATCTTTATCGAGGCAAATGAGAGTACAAATTTTAAAATAACAGCCGAGCAGCTAAAAAAAGCGATCACACCAAAAACAAAAGTATTTTCGCTAAATCACCCGACAAATCCAACTGGGGCCGTATATACAAAAGAGGAGATCGCGGCATTTGGCGAGGTTTTAAAGGGCACTGACATCATCGTTACAAGTGATGAAATTTATGAAAAGGTGATCTACGGCAAAAAATTTCACGCAGTAGCCTCGGTGAGCGAGGATCTTTTTAAAAGAACGGTCACGATAAATGGACTAAGCAAGTGTGGCGCGATGCCTGGCTGGAGATTTGGCTATATCGCAAGCTCGATGGACTGGCTAATTGCTGGCATCAAAAAGCTTCAAAGCCAAAGCACAAGCAACATCAGTTCGATCGTACAAATAGGCGCTATCCCGTCGCTTCTAGGCGAAACCGACGACGATATCGAAAACATGAGAAAAGAGTACGAAAAAAGACGTGATGTGGCTGTAAAAATGATAAACGAGATCCCAGGACTAAGCGTTGTAGCACCTGATGGCGCATTTTATCTATTTGTAAAATGTAAAGATGTAGATAGCGACTCGCTTAGATTTTGTAAAAAGATGCTTGAAGAGGCGAACGTAGCGACGGTGCCAGGTGTGGGCTTTGGCATGGAGGGATACTTTAGAATTTCTTTTGCAACAGACATCGAGAGCATAAAAAAAGCGATCGAGAGGATCGCAAATTTTGTAAAAAGCTACAAAATTTAA
- the thiS gene encoding sulfur carrier protein ThiS, producing MIKFRVNGKIFELENDINVYEFLAKNGYELKFIALERDGEILPKKLWSERFMSEGKAYEIVTLVGGG from the coding sequence ATGATCAAATTTAGAGTAAATGGCAAAATTTTCGAGCTTGAAAATGATATAAATGTTTATGAATTTTTAGCTAAAAATGGCTATGAGCTTAAATTTATAGCCCTTGAGCGAGACGGAGAAATTTTGCCAAAAAAGCTTTGGAGTGAGCGATTTATGAGCGAGGGCAAAGCTTATGAGATCGTCACTTTGGTTGGCGGTGGATGA
- the thiF gene encoding sulfur carrier protein ThiS adenylyltransferase ThiF yields MIEIILNGTKFKVPARSLSELKELALGDKESEIYKFLEKFNATKPDIFIVDGFAIKEDSELKDGSNIVFIRRGVMPEREILRSMIASRNSPELNLALSKAVIGVAGLGGLGSNIALSLARVGVKKLVLADFDVVEPSNLNRQQYFVRHIGMQKTQALKELINDVNPFVEVETHDIFLDEKNVASVFDECEILCEAFDNVAGKAMILNEAGASLKDKKIIGASGMAGHFSSNLIKTIKFAKNVYLCGDLTNEAKIGQGLMAPRVAVCANHQANLAIRLLMGLEA; encoded by the coding sequence ATGATAGAGATAATACTAAACGGCACAAAATTTAAGGTGCCAGCAAGAAGCCTTAGCGAGCTAAAAGAGCTTGCGCTTGGCGATAAAGAGAGTGAAATTTATAAATTTTTAGAGAAATTTAACGCGACAAAGCCAGACATTTTTATCGTTGATGGCTTTGCTATAAAAGAAGATAGTGAGCTAAAAGATGGCTCAAACATTGTCTTTATAAGGCGTGGCGTGATGCCTGAGCGTGAAATTTTACGCTCAATGATCGCTTCACGAAACAGTCCTGAGCTAAATTTAGCCCTAAGTAAGGCAGTTATTGGCGTGGCTGGACTTGGTGGCCTTGGCTCAAATATCGCCCTCAGCCTTGCAAGAGTTGGTGTAAAAAAGCTAGTACTTGCCGACTTTGACGTCGTTGAGCCAAGTAATCTAAACCGCCAGCAGTACTTCGTCCGCCACATCGGCATGCAAAAGACACAAGCGCTAAAAGAGCTAATAAATGACGTAAACCCCTTTGTCGAGGTCGAAACTCACGATATATTTTTAGATGAAAAAAACGTGGCAAGCGTCTTTGACGAGTGCGAAATTTTGTGCGAAGCTTTTGACAATGTCGCTGGCAAAGCGATGATACTAAACGAAGCTGGTGCTAGCCTAAAAGACAAAAAGATCATCGGCGCTTCTGGCATGGCCGGTCACTTTAGCTCAAATCTCATAAAAACCATAAAATTTGCTAAAAATGTCTACCTTTGCGGTGACCTCACAAATGAGGCAAAGATCGGTCAAGGGCTCATGGCGCCACGCGTTGCAGTCTGTGCAAACCACCAAGCAAATTTAGCCATTAGACTACTTATGGGTTTGGAGGCTTAA
- a CDS encoding thiazole synthase, whose amino-acid sequence MQNDSLILGGKEFQSRFILGSGKYSHELIDSAVNEAGAEILTLALRRINESKERNILDFIPKDVTLLPNTSGARNAKEAIRIAQLARELGCGELVKIEIITDSKFLFPDNAETIKACEALANDGFVPMPYMFPDLNAARAMLSAGASCIMPLAAPIGSNQGLVFKDIIEILINELDTQIIVDAGIGRPSQACEAMEMGAAAIMANTAIASSKNIPLMARAFKEAIIAGRNAYLAGLGAKSKSANASSPLTGFLD is encoded by the coding sequence GTGCAAAATGATAGTTTGATCCTTGGCGGCAAGGAGTTTCAAAGCCGCTTTATCCTTGGCTCTGGCAAGTATTCGCACGAGCTCATCGACTCAGCCGTAAACGAAGCTGGGGCAGAAATTTTAACCCTTGCTCTTAGGCGCATAAACGAGAGCAAAGAGCGCAATATACTTGACTTTATCCCAAAGGATGTGACGCTTTTGCCAAACACAAGTGGCGCTAGAAACGCAAAAGAGGCCATTCGTATCGCCCAACTCGCACGTGAGCTTGGATGTGGCGAGCTTGTTAAGATAGAGATCATAACTGACTCTAAATTTCTCTTTCCAGACAACGCTGAAACGATAAAAGCCTGCGAAGCCTTGGCAAATGACGGCTTTGTGCCAATGCCATATATGTTTCCAGATCTAAATGCCGCAAGAGCGATGCTAAGCGCAGGAGCAAGCTGCATCATGCCTCTAGCTGCGCCCATTGGCTCAAACCAAGGGCTAGTTTTTAAAGATATTATTGAGATTTTGATAAATGAGCTTGATACACAGATCATCGTAGATGCAGGCATCGGCAGGCCATCACAAGCGTGCGAAGCGATGGAGATGGGAGCAGCTGCGATCATGGCAAACACAGCCATCGCCTCATCTAAAAATATCCCGCTCATGGCAAGAGCCTTTAAAGAGGCGATCATCGCTGGTCGCAACGCCTATCTAGCAGGCCTTGGCGCAAAGAGCAAAAGCGCAAACGCCTCATCTCCGCTCACTGGATTTTTAGACTGA
- the thiH gene encoding 2-iminoacetate synthase ThiH, whose translation MKFTRTDHMQLLPHMQDVGSDIMDEILKERANYKPEIYSEADVKAALNAKHCSLENLKALLSPAAAPFLEQIAQLAQVKTRANFGSNITLFTPLYIANYCDNLCVYCGFNAKNNIKRAKLSDEEITRELREISKSGLEEILILTGESDTNSNVAYIANACALAKKFFKVVGVEIYPLNSDGYALLHKSGADYVTVFQETYNPTKYEKIHLGGNKRIFPYRLNAQERALLGGMRGVGFAALLGIDDFRLDAFATALHASLVQKKYPHAEIAFSCPRLRPIINNDRINPRDVGERELLQVICAYRIFMPTASITISTREKAKFRDNAIKIAANKISAGVKVSIGAHGEEKKGDEQFEISDGRSVDEIKAMIKANGLEPLMSEYVYV comes from the coding sequence ATGAAATTTACAAGAACCGACCACATGCAGCTACTACCTCACATGCAGGATGTTGGCAGCGATATTATGGATGAAATTTTAAAAGAGCGAGCGAACTATAAGCCAGAAATTTACAGCGAGGCGGACGTAAAAGCAGCTCTTAATGCAAAGCACTGCTCACTTGAAAATTTAAAAGCCCTACTCTCGCCTGCTGCAGCGCCATTTTTAGAGCAAATAGCCCAACTAGCTCAAGTAAAAACAAGGGCAAATTTTGGCTCAAACATAACGCTTTTTACCCCGCTTTACATAGCAAACTACTGTGATAATCTCTGCGTTTATTGCGGTTTTAACGCTAAAAATAATATAAAAAGGGCAAAGCTAAGCGACGAGGAGATCACAAGGGAGTTAAGAGAAATTTCAAAGAGCGGCTTAGAAGAAATTTTGATCCTAACTGGCGAGAGCGATACTAACTCAAATGTCGCTTACATCGCAAACGCCTGCGCTTTGGCAAAGAAATTTTTTAAAGTCGTTGGGGTTGAAATTTATCCGCTAAACTCAGACGGCTACGCCCTGCTTCACAAAAGCGGCGCAGACTACGTGACCGTCTTTCAAGAGACCTACAATCCCACAAAATACGAAAAAATCCACCTTGGCGGCAATAAAAGGATCTTTCCATACCGCTTAAATGCGCAAGAGCGAGCGCTTCTTGGAGGCATGAGAGGGGTTGGCTTTGCCGCACTTCTTGGCATAGACGACTTTAGGCTTGACGCCTTTGCGACTGCACTTCACGCAAGCTTAGTTCAAAAAAAGTATCCGCACGCCGAGATCGCATTTTCATGCCCAAGGCTTCGCCCTATCATAAATAATGACCGCATCAATCCACGTGACGTGGGTGAGCGCGAGCTTTTGCAAGTGATCTGCGCTTATAGAATTTTCATGCCAACGGCTAGCATAACGATCTCAACCAGAGAAAAGGCTAAATTTCGCGATAACGCCATAAAGATAGCTGCAAATAAGATAAGCGCTGGCGTAAAAGTGAGCATCGGTGCTCACGGCGAAGAGAAAAAGGGCGACGAGCAGTTTGAGATAAGTGATGGCAGAAGCGTGGATGAGATAAAAGCAATGATAAAAGCAAACGGCTTAGAGCCCTTGATGAGCGAGTATGTCTATGTTTAA
- a CDS encoding thiamine phosphate synthase, whose protein sequence is MFKILCVADFESYEGDDFLKRIQLLCKAGVDEILLRAKRLSEAQFYNLARVVAQICENYRKKFIINQFFDVACKLKSDFWLTSAQLDFFKNYGVFLDEFRKTAKIYAPAHDLEQAKISATIADVLVASHIFATSCKAGLEPKGLNFISELKSFDKEIFALGGLDSENYKETIKAGANGICFMSLAMNGDMELIKKIVESKNG, encoded by the coding sequence ATGTTTAAAATTCTCTGCGTGGCTGACTTTGAAAGCTATGAGGGTGATGACTTTTTAAAGAGGATACAGCTACTTTGCAAGGCTGGCGTGGATGAAATTTTGCTTCGTGCAAAGAGGCTAAGCGAGGCTCAGTTTTATAATCTTGCTAGGGTTGTGGCTCAAATTTGTGAAAACTACCGCAAGAAATTTATCATTAATCAATTTTTTGACGTAGCTTGCAAGCTAAAGAGCGACTTTTGGCTCACTTCAGCGCAGCTTGATTTTTTTAAAAATTACGGCGTTTTTTTAGATGAATTTAGAAAAACAGCTAAAATTTACGCCCCAGCTCACGACCTAGAGCAGGCTAAAATTTCAGCCACTATCGCTGATGTCCTCGTAGCTTCTCATATATTTGCCACCTCTTGCAAGGCGGGTTTAGAGCCAAAAGGGCTAAATTTTATAAGCGAGCTAAAGAGCTTTGATAAAGAAATTTTCGCACTTGGCGGACTAGACAGCGAGAACTACAAAGAGACCATAAAAGCTGGCGCAAACGGCATTTGCTTTATGAGCCTAGCAATGAACGGTGATATGGAGCTTATAAAAAAGATAGTAGAGAGCAAAAACGGCTAA
- the mog gene encoding molybdopterin adenylyltransferase, with the protein MKAKIGILTLSDRASEGTYEDKSGPAIKDVLDSWIVSEREYFYEVIPDEFELIKERLVHMVDVLGCDLVLTTGGTGPALRDVTPEATEAVCEKMMPGFGELMRAASLKYVPTAILSRQTAGIRGHALIINLPGQPKAIKECLEPVFPAVPYCIDLIEGAFIETDENVIKVFRPKQKKIS; encoded by the coding sequence GTGAAAGCAAAAATAGGCATATTAACCCTTTCTGACCGCGCAAGCGAAGGCACATACGAGGACAAATCAGGTCCAGCGATCAAAGATGTGCTTGATAGCTGGATAGTGAGCGAGCGTGAATACTTTTACGAGGTTATACCAGATGAGTTTGAGCTGATAAAAGAGAGGCTTGTGCACATGGTAGACGTGCTTGGCTGCGACCTTGTGCTAACTACCGGTGGTACTGGGCCAGCTCTTAGAGATGTGACACCAGAGGCAACAGAGGCAGTTTGTGAGAAGATGATGCCAGGCTTTGGCGAGCTGATGAGAGCAGCAAGCTTAAAATACGTCCCAACAGCGATCCTATCACGCCAAACAGCAGGCATCAGAGGCCACGCGCTCATCATAAATTTACCAGGTCAGCCAAAGGCGATAAAAGAGTGCTTGGAGCCAGTTTTTCCAGCGGTACCATACTGCATCGATCTAATAGAGGGTGCATTTATCGAGACTGATGAAAACGTGATAAAAGTTTTCCGTCCAAAACAAAAGAAAATCTCGTAA
- a CDS encoding ATP-dependent metallopeptidase FtsH/Yme1/Tma family protein has product MQKFKFNKKNILIIAAVALTSVLLFAVSKEPRNITYSQYMQLMDGNFIDRAVINDDEVVLYAQNNRFSIIKEGIDLKELIKKVPVEKTKQYITPGMIWGFIIFVCFVLWYAYIFRSIRKKEESLLSKKEGAFEIESVLNQNTMPVISNVRFIDVAGISEVKSELSEIVDFLKNPQKYRNFGIKMPKGVLMIGPPGVGKTLVAKAVAGEANVPFFYQNGASFVQIYVGMGAKRVRELFSRAKSYAPSIIFIDEIDAVGKSRGGTRNDEREATLNQLLTEMDGFEDNSGVIVIAATNRIEMIDEALLRSGRFDRRIFLSMPDFNDRVAILNTYLKDKNCEVAAEDIAKMSVGFSGAALSTLVNEAAINALRNGESVLKIRDFEAVLNKVLLGKKKVLSYSENEKKIQAIYQGAKALSAYWFDVKFEKISLIEDRFMATEQEIESKSQMISRIKVLIAGMCKLEIDENDIFSNSSSDLNLAKEIASKMVYEYGMGSSFVPNPNDVEEILKQAKEEITSFLKGTNEQIAKISSYLLAYESVDKETLAKILNENY; this is encoded by the coding sequence ATGCAAAAATTTAAATTTAATAAGAAAAATATCCTAATAATCGCAGCTGTCGCATTAACCAGCGTGCTGCTATTTGCTGTTAGCAAAGAGCCACGAAATATCACATATTCGCAATATATGCAGCTAATGGATGGAAATTTTATAGACCGCGCTGTGATCAATGATGATGAAGTCGTGCTTTATGCACAAAACAATCGTTTTTCAATCATAAAAGAGGGTATCGATCTAAAAGAGCTTATTAAAAAAGTGCCTGTTGAAAAGACTAAGCAATACATCACTCCAGGCATGATCTGGGGATTTATCATCTTTGTCTGCTTCGTGCTTTGGTACGCTTATATCTTTAGAAGTATCAGGAAAAAAGAGGAGAGCTTGCTTAGCAAAAAAGAGGGCGCATTTGAGATAGAAAGCGTGCTAAATCAAAACACTATGCCAGTCATCTCAAATGTGAGATTTATCGATGTGGCAGGCATTAGTGAGGTTAAAAGCGAGCTTAGCGAGATAGTTGATTTTCTAAAAAATCCACAAAAATATAGAAATTTTGGTATCAAAATGCCAAAAGGCGTGCTAATGATCGGCCCTCCAGGCGTTGGTAAGACGCTTGTAGCAAAGGCAGTTGCAGGCGAGGCAAATGTACCATTTTTCTACCAAAATGGTGCTAGTTTTGTTCAAATTTATGTTGGAATGGGTGCAAAAAGAGTACGAGAGCTCTTTAGTAGAGCCAAGTCCTATGCACCCTCAATCATCTTTATCGACGAGATAGACGCCGTTGGTAAGAGTAGGGGTGGGACTAGAAACGACGAGCGAGAAGCCACGCTAAATCAGCTACTAACTGAGATGGACGGCTTTGAAGATAACTCAGGCGTCATCGTCATAGCTGCCACAAATAGGATCGAAATGATCGACGAGGCGCTACTTAGATCAGGGCGTTTTGATAGGAGAATTTTTCTTTCTATGCCTGATTTTAACGACAGAGTGGCGATCTTAAACACATATCTAAAAGATAAAAACTGCGAAGTGGCGGCTGAGGATATCGCTAAAATGAGTGTTGGCTTTTCAGGTGCGGCACTTAGTACGCTTGTAAATGAAGCTGCGATAAATGCCCTAAGAAACGGCGAGAGTGTGCTTAAGATAAGGGATTTTGAGGCTGTTTTAAACAAGGTCTTGCTCGGTAAGAAAAAGGTGCTAAGCTACAGCGAAAACGAGAAGAAAATTCAAGCCATCTATCAAGGAGCAAAGGCACTAAGCGCTTACTGGTTTGATGTAAAATTTGAAAAAATTTCTCTTATAGAAGATAGGTTTATGGCCACAGAGCAAGAGATCGAGTCAAAGTCACAGATGATATCTCGTATCAAGGTACTCATCGCTGGTATGTGCAAGCTTGAGATAGATGAAAATGACATCTTTTCAAACTCAAGTAGTGATCTAAATTTAGCCAAAGAGATCGCTTCAAAGATGGTTTATGAATATGGCATGGGAAGCTCTTTTGTGCCAAATCCAAACGATGTAGAAGAAATTTTAAAGCAAGCAAAAGAGGAGATCACATCCTTTTTAAAAGGCACAAATGAGCAAATCGCAAAGATAAGCTCATATCTGCTAGCATATGAGAGCGTAGATAAAGAAACGCTGGCAAAAATTTTAAACGAAAACTATTAA
- the mtaB gene encoding tRNA (N(6)-L-threonylcarbamoyladenosine(37)-C(2))-methylthiotransferase MtaB, giving the protein MMQKIFFKTFGCRTNIYDTELLKSYIKDYEITNDEDAADIVVINSCTVTNSADSGVRNYINGVKRRGAKVVLTGCGAVSKGKELFNSGIFGVLGASKKSDLNELLKQEKPFFELGNLNSVDKNIVTNYENHTKAFIKIQEGCNFSCSYCIIPSVRGKARSMDEAMILKEARILAQNGYNELVLTGTNIGSYGKDTNSSLGKLLANLGKISGIRRIRLGSIEPSQIDESFREILKEEWLERHLHIALQHTSQAMLKIMRRRNDAFSDLELFNELSSLGFALGTDYIVGHPGESEEIWAEAVENFKKFPITHLHAFVYSPRRDTHSATLKSDVSGDVAKSRLKILQGIALQNNENFRKKHDVALKILVEQKNGEFYEGFDQFYNKAKILSQKDITKEWVEVSEYEVKPDANYAKI; this is encoded by the coding sequence TTGATGCAAAAGATATTTTTTAAAACATTTGGGTGTCGCACAAATATCTACGATACTGAGCTTTTAAAAAGCTACATCAAAGACTACGAGATCACAAATGATGAAGATGCTGCTGATATTGTGGTCATAAACTCATGCACAGTCACAAATTCTGCCGATAGCGGTGTTAGAAACTACATAAACGGTGTAAAAAGGCGTGGAGCAAAGGTGGTACTGACCGGATGTGGTGCGGTTAGCAAGGGTAAGGAGCTATTTAATAGCGGTATATTTGGTGTGCTTGGAGCTAGTAAAAAGAGTGATCTAAATGAGCTTTTAAAGCAAGAAAAGCCATTTTTTGAGCTTGGAAATTTAAACTCGGTAGATAAAAATATAGTTACAAATTACGAAAATCACACAAAGGCTTTTATAAAAATTCAAGAAGGCTGCAACTTTAGCTGCAGCTACTGCATCATCCCTTCGGTTCGTGGCAAGGCTAGAAGCATGGATGAGGCTATGATATTAAAAGAGGCAAGAATTTTAGCCCAAAACGGCTATAATGAGCTCGTGCTAACTGGCACAAATATAGGCAGTTACGGCAAAGATACAAATAGCTCTCTTGGTAAGCTTTTGGCAAACTTAGGTAAAATTTCTGGCATTAGACGCATTCGGCTTGGAAGTATCGAGCCAAGCCAGATAGATGAGAGCTTTAGAGAAATTTTAAAAGAAGAGTGGCTAGAGCGTCATCTACATATCGCACTTCAGCACACAAGCCAAGCGATGCTAAAGATCATGCGAAGACGCAATGATGCATTTAGTGATCTGGAGCTTTTTAATGAACTTAGCTCGCTTGGCTTTGCACTTGGTACGGACTACATCGTGGGACATCCTGGTGAAAGTGAGGAAATTTGGGCTGAAGCAGTGGAAAATTTTAAGAAATTTCCTATCACGCATCTGCATGCGTTTGTCTACTCGCCAAGGCGTGATACACATTCAGCGACACTAAAGAGTGATGTTAGCGGCGATGTGGCAAAAAGTAGGCTAAAAATTTTACAAGGTATAGCTTTACAAAATAATGAAAATTTTAGAAAAAAACATGATGTAGCTTTGAAAATTTTAGTTGAGCAAAAAAATGGTGAGTTTTACGAAGGCTTTGATCAGTTTTACAACAAAGCTAAAATTTTAAGCCAAAAAGATATAACAAAAGAGTGGGTGGAGGTAAGCGAATATGAAGTTAAGCCAGATGCCAATTATGCAAAAATTTAA